One Campylobacter concisus DNA segment encodes these proteins:
- a CDS encoding type II toxin-antitoxin system RelE/ParE family toxin — protein MKDQLWKITFYDKSVEDETLSLPDTILANLLRVLEMAKEVGPNLGRPHSAPLGNGLFEFRAKGKEGIARSVFVNVINKEIVILHTLIKKSDTIPKKDMKIIMQRAKEIK, from the coding sequence ATGAAAGATCAATTATGGAAAATTACATTTTATGATAAGAGTGTTGAAGACGAGACACTATCTTTGCCAGATACGATACTAGCTAATTTACTTAGAGTACTTGAAATGGCAAAAGAGGTTGGACCAAATTTGGGTAGACCGCATAGTGCTCCTCTTGGAAATGGGCTATTTGAGTTTAGGGCAAAAGGCAAAGAAGGTATTGCAAGAAGTGTCTTTGTAAATGTTATAAATAAAGAAATAGTGATTTTGCATACGCTCATTAAAAAATCAGACACCATTCCTAAAAAAGATATGAAGATCATTATGCAAAGAGCAAAGGAGATAAAATGA
- a CDS encoding helix-turn-helix domain-containing protein, translating into MRPTFEDFKEKALKRSEVKKEYDRLEIEFELKLKLIKIRKAANLTQEEMASRMNTSKSNISRLESLNSKISPTISTLNAYANAAGYRLDVNFVQ; encoded by the coding sequence ATGAGACCAACATTTGAGGACTTTAAAGAAAAAGCTCTAAAAAGAAGCGAGGTAAAAAAAGAATACGATAGGCTGGAGATTGAATTTGAGTTAAAACTAAAGCTTATAAAGATCAGAAAAGCTGCAAATCTAACTCAAGAGGAGATGGCTAGCAGGATGAATACTAGTAAAAGCAACATCTCAAGATTAGAGAGCCTAAACTCTAAAATTTCACCAACAATCTCTACTTTAAATGCCTATGCAAATGCTGCGGGATATAGGCTGGATGTAAATTTTGTGCAGTAA
- a CDS encoding retention module-containing protein — MAKEAGVVKFISGKAVAIDQNGNERELKVGDILYMGESIKTSDTADKITIVSNNGKEITIVGNDTLALNQSTIGAEGLADISDLQNAILNGGDLTKLEETAAGGNTAAGGGDGVSLGDAKFAEGGHYSNVNATYRNLSDTNRAFASYDSPISGYNGGDDTIIPSNPLVTFISDLNNDGTLSRVEHARDTNLNTSKVLITIPNDGTVRAGDILNITITKPDGNTENKTIPITPTIISNGYQFDAPIQTGKISKVDATITNFQGNVSGRSEDSVTSSGFSAPEVKFTEDNSPDNNLLTYTENAKDGKLNETPVLITVKDVIVGDVLHVTLTKPNGTTEVRNVSIDQNIIDNGYKIDNMPVEHGKPSKVEAYVADSTNTMRSATASDSTTLDVKPTLTFTEDQDNNGYLYDPENSQDNDFRSTTVEITLPKDVVIGDKIVITYTDPLTKQDTTKEISLTQEMIDSQKVNTSLPIFPDVRTSASVHVVDKNNVRKSEESDQDSVMPIGRNLEMTLPEEKTLHEISRQESMDEHEVNETTALIRLPNKIDNGDIVTLTINEPTNGVYTRNFTINMNDKGEVTSITEIGNGGQNFPLTKESYNQYSFKVPGFDLRNGQDTTIRASITNMTPGRHTSINESEVSASLEYVKKPEVIFGEANGTRSMSREQAMSDHDLNSTTVTIKLSKNAVSGDKLTVTIKEPNEATAREIKYTIGKDNNGKFFVKDSDGNKIDTETDGRSFKISGIKTATGLETKVTAEIKDKDGIQHAEDTSTVTISNINDMAVYFKEDADRNVSLTRAESKDADGDLHKTTVVVKVPNNVIVGDMVTVKIDNGTSPKTYKVTGRDPSGKIMLEDTSTHASITASDKNEIEIPGVEIIAGKTINVTAETTDASGGKKAEAQNHNTLEKLHEDMEITFEKDTDNDGILGSAEATGATTIATIKLPSNFVLGDKLIVESHNEDTPNNKTTKTYEIVKDNNGKLIAKNGSEELDITDDADGNKVVKYTLGLTEDHKTIINAKVTDNTGADKVETNSDITLDAQGSGSGTGFRLFIDEDKDRNGVLSRDEAMKDGKLNTTSATLQIPTTVNSGDIIKVKVNGGAEKTYTVASNDGANVTIKDAGGSLVALEPGNKLKISNVHIDKDHPAVVEATINGVTKTAKATLESVDTKNLKIEFVEDNASRDNVIDRDEAILDNDIKKTIISVQVPHNVTNGDKVAVTIKEPQANGTTGSRTITYTVSKTANGKISLTDDSDTTHTPHELENNTIKIPGVAMLPGRETSAVATITNGAETTTSSEAKAKLAPLSEAGLSVSIVADKNDNGIISRDESGSKISKVYVSIPGSVIAGDKIDVKITNPNGSILTKHYEVMGKDVNGKIKLKNLDDGSQQTLDRDNPLELDATIAVDKETKAEVTLTDTFGESKTVSDTAHAEIDAIRGIMFNKDIKTSESGERSTTVKVYLNEDARDGDTVELKYTDPDNHALTKTATYTLSAADIAKGTFDQELDINARSAYDLNVKASLKTSDGLESKSYEPYKPLHIGVENYTVKFDASKDMKGGEGHDTLVFDKQIVDLRGIANLDSKVESFENLELKGETKIKFNAQNILDITDNPDTVLKIKGGDVDANGNKITKVDLVHKWTADHSYDTAGFKGYSSIDQINGKTIHIQIDDKIQTDL, encoded by the coding sequence TTGGCTAAAGAAGCTGGAGTAGTAAAATTTATTAGTGGCAAGGCAGTTGCTATCGATCAAAACGGAAATGAGAGAGAGCTAAAAGTAGGTGACATCCTTTATATGGGAGAGAGCATCAAGACAAGTGATACCGCTGATAAAATAACAATCGTTTCAAATAATGGAAAAGAGATTACGATTGTAGGCAATGATACGCTTGCTTTAAATCAAAGCACCATAGGCGCGGAAGGTTTGGCAGATATTAGTGATTTGCAAAATGCTATTTTAAATGGTGGAGATCTAACAAAACTTGAAGAGACTGCTGCTGGTGGAAACACTGCTGCTGGTGGTGGAGATGGTGTTAGCCTAGGTGATGCTAAATTTGCTGAGGGCGGTCACTACTCAAACGTTAATGCAACATATAGAAATTTAAGTGATACAAACAGAGCTTTTGCATCATACGACAGCCCAATAAGCGGATACAATGGTGGAGATGATACTATAATCCCAAGCAATCCTCTTGTAACTTTTATAAGCGATCTTAATAACGATGGTACTTTAAGCAGGGTTGAGCATGCACGCGATACAAATTTAAACACATCAAAAGTTCTTATTACAATTCCAAATGATGGCACAGTAAGGGCCGGAGATATACTAAATATCACTATAACTAAGCCAGATGGTAATACTGAAAATAAAACAATTCCTATCACTCCAACTATCATAAGCAATGGTTATCAGTTTGATGCACCAATACAGACTGGCAAAATTTCAAAAGTTGATGCAACTATTACAAATTTTCAAGGAAATGTTAGTGGTAGAAGTGAAGATAGCGTAACTTCAAGTGGCTTTAGTGCTCCAGAGGTTAAATTTACAGAAGATAACAGCCCTGATAATAATCTATTAACATATACTGAAAATGCTAAAGATGGCAAATTAAATGAAACTCCAGTACTTATAACTGTAAAAGATGTGATTGTCGGAGATGTGCTTCACGTGACTTTAACAAAGCCTAATGGCACAACCGAGGTTAGAAATGTATCTATTGATCAAAACATAATAGATAATGGATATAAGATAGATAATATGCCAGTTGAGCACGGTAAGCCTTCAAAAGTAGAAGCTTATGTAGCAGATAGCACAAACACGATGAGAAGTGCAACTGCAAGCGACTCTACTACTCTTGATGTAAAACCGACTTTAACATTTACAGAGGATCAAGATAACAATGGCTATTTATATGATCCAGAAAATAGTCAAGACAATGACTTTAGAAGCACGACAGTAGAAATAACTCTACCAAAAGATGTAGTTATTGGCGATAAAATCGTTATAACTTATACCGATCCACTAACTAAGCAAGATACAACAAAAGAAATTTCTCTTACACAAGAGATGATTGATAGTCAAAAAGTAAATACCTCTCTTCCGATATTTCCAGATGTAAGAACATCAGCTAGTGTTCATGTGGTAGATAAAAACAATGTTCGAAAAAGTGAAGAGTCAGATCAAGATAGTGTAATGCCTATTGGCAGAAATTTAGAAATGACATTACCAGAAGAAAAGACTCTTCATGAAATTTCAAGACAAGAGAGTATGGATGAGCATGAAGTAAATGAGACAACAGCTCTTATAAGACTTCCGAATAAAATAGATAATGGTGACATAGTTACACTTACTATAAACGAGCCTACAAATGGAGTTTATACAAGAAATTTCACTATAAATATGAATGATAAAGGTGAGGTAACAAGTATAACAGAGATCGGCAATGGCGGACAAAATTTCCCATTGACAAAAGAGAGTTATAATCAATACTCATTTAAAGTACCAGGCTTTGATCTAAGAAATGGACAAGATACGACTATCAGAGCTAGCATCACAAACATGACACCAGGCAGACATACATCTATAAATGAGTCAGAAGTATCGGCTAGTTTAGAATATGTAAAAAAACCTGAAGTTATCTTTGGGGAGGCTAATGGCACTAGGAGCATGAGCAGAGAGCAAGCTATGAGTGATCATGATCTTAATAGCACAACAGTTACCATCAAGCTTTCTAAAAATGCAGTAAGTGGAGATAAACTAACTGTAACTATAAAAGAGCCAAATGAAGCTACTGCTAGAGAAATAAAATACACTATTGGAAAAGATAATAATGGTAAGTTCTTTGTAAAAGATAGCGATGGCAATAAAATAGATACAGAAACAGATGGTAGAAGCTTTAAAATTTCTGGTATTAAAACAGCAACTGGTCTAGAAACTAAAGTAACAGCTGAGATAAAAGATAAAGACGGTATTCAGCATGCAGAAGATACAAGCACAGTTACTATCTCAAATATAAACGATATGGCGGTATATTTCAAAGAGGATGCTGACCGTAACGTATCCTTAACGAGAGCAGAGAGCAAGGACGCAGATGGCGACCTACATAAAACGACAGTAGTAGTAAAAGTGCCAAATAACGTTATAGTTGGTGATATGGTAACTGTAAAAATAGATAATGGCACTTCACCTAAAACTTATAAGGTTACAGGTAGAGACCCAAGCGGTAAAATCATGCTAGAAGATACTTCTACTCATGCTTCTATAACTGCAAGTGATAAAAATGAGATAGAAATTCCTGGCGTAGAGATCATTGCTGGCAAGACCATTAATGTAACCGCAGAGACCACCGATGCAAGCGGTGGTAAAAAAGCTGAAGCACAAAATCATAATACTCTTGAAAAGCTTCATGAAGATATGGAGATAACTTTTGAAAAAGATACCGATAATGATGGCATTTTGGGTAGTGCAGAGGCAACTGGAGCGACTACTATAGCAACTATCAAGCTTCCTTCAAATTTTGTTTTAGGTGATAAATTAATAGTAGAGTCACATAACGAAGATACACCAAACAATAAAACAACTAAGACATACGAGATAGTAAAAGATAATAACGGCAAATTGATAGCCAAAAATGGTAGTGAAGAGCTTGATATTACCGATGATGCTGACGGCAATAAGGTGGTCAAATATACACTTGGCTTAACAGAAGATCATAAGACTATCATTAATGCTAAGGTTACTGATAATACTGGCGCTGATAAGGTTGAGACAAATAGCGATATTACGCTTGATGCTCAAGGTAGCGGCTCTGGAACAGGCTTTAGGCTATTTATTGATGAGGATAAAGATAGAAACGGAGTTCTAAGTAGAGATGAAGCTATGAAGGATGGAAAATTAAATACCACTTCGGCGACACTTCAAATCCCAACCACTGTAAATAGTGGCGATATTATAAAAGTCAAGGTAAATGGTGGAGCAGAGAAAACTTATACCGTTGCTTCAAATGATGGTGCAAACGTTACCATAAAAGATGCAGGTGGCAGCCTTGTCGCACTTGAGCCAGGAAATAAACTAAAAATTTCTAATGTTCATATAGATAAAGATCATCCAGCAGTGGTTGAAGCTACTATAAATGGAGTAACAAAGACAGCTAAAGCTACACTGGAGTCAGTAGATACTAAAAATTTAAAGATTGAATTTGTTGAAGATAATGCAAGTAGAGACAATGTAATAGACAGAGATGAAGCTATTTTGGACAATGATATAAAAAAGACAATTATAAGCGTTCAGGTGCCGCATAATGTCACAAATGGCGATAAGGTAGCAGTAACAATAAAAGAGCCTCAAGCTAATGGTACAACAGGGTCTAGAACCATAACTTATACAGTTTCAAAAACTGCTAATGGTAAAATTTCATTAACAGATGATAGTGACACTACTCATACTCCACATGAACTAGAAAATAACACTATAAAAATTCCTGGTGTTGCTATGCTTCCAGGTCGCGAAACTAGTGCAGTAGCTACTATAACAAATGGTGCTGAGACTACAACTAGTAGCGAAGCAAAAGCTAAACTTGCACCTTTAAGTGAAGCAGGATTAAGTGTAAGCATAGTTGCTGACAAAAATGACAATGGCATTATCTCAAGAGATGAGTCAGGTAGTAAAATTTCAAAGGTTTATGTTTCTATCCCAGGAAGTGTTATAGCTGGTGATAAGATAGATGTCAAGATAACAAATCCTAATGGGTCTATCTTAACTAAACATTATGAAGTTATGGGAAAAGATGTAAATGGAAAAATTAAACTTAAAAATTTAGATGATGGTTCTCAACAAACGCTTGATAGAGATAATCCACTTGAACTTGATGCTACTATCGCAGTTGATAAAGAAACAAAAGCTGAAGTTACCCTAACTGACACATTTGGTGAGAGCAAAACAGTAAGCGATACGGCACATGCTGAAATCGATGCTATAAGAGGCATCATGTTTAATAAAGATATAAAAACCTCAGAAAGCGGTGAGAGATCTACTACGGTTAAAGTTTATCTTAATGAAGATGCTAGAGATGGAGATACGGTAGAGCTTAAGTACACTGATCCAGACAACCATGCATTAACTAAGACCGCAACATATACTCTATCAGCTGCAGATATAGCAAAAGGCACATTTGACCAAGAGCTTGATATCAATGCAAGATCAGCCTATGATCTAAATGTTAAAGCCTCACTTAAAACTTCAGATGGCTTAGAGTCTAAATCTTATGAGCCTTATAAACCACTTCATATAGGCGTTGAAAACTATACGGTTAAATTTGACGCAAGTAAAGATATGAAAGGTGGCGAAGGTCATGATACCTTGGTGTTTGATAAGCAAATAGTTGATCTTAGAGGCATTGCTAATCTTGATTCAAAAGTGGAAAGCTTTGAAAACCTTGAGCTTAAAGGAGAAACAAAGATCAAATTTAATGCACAAAATATCCTTGATATCACTGATAATCCTGACACGGTGCTTAAGATAAAAGGTGGTGATGTTGATGCTAATGGCAATAAAATCACAAAAGTTGATCTAGTTCATAAATGGACCGCAGATCATTCATATGATACTGCTGGATTTAAAGGCTACTCAAGCATTGATCAAATAAATGGAAAAACTATCCATATCCAAATAGACGATAAAATCCAAACCGATCTTTAA
- a CDS encoding LemA family protein, which translates to MKNLIAVIIVIAALAFGAFKYINSFVALDENVNAKWSQVLNQYKRRAELVPNLVETVKGYAAHEQKIFEDVANARSKSMQVSVDASGLSDEAKMKEFMTAQSSFGLALGRLMAVSENYPELKANQNFLSLQSQLEGTQNRISVAMHDYIEAVKEYNVALRSFPNKFIASAFYPELKPKQNLEISNEEKINPKVSFEK; encoded by the coding sequence ATGAAAAATTTAATAGCCGTTATTATAGTTATTGCTGCACTTGCTTTTGGTGCTTTTAAGTATATAAATTCATTTGTTGCGCTTGATGAAAATGTAAATGCAAAGTGGTCACAGGTGTTAAATCAATATAAAAGAAGAGCCGAGCTTGTACCAAATTTGGTTGAAACTGTAAAAGGCTACGCAGCTCATGAGCAAAAAATTTTTGAAGATGTGGCAAATGCTAGAAGCAAGAGCATGCAAGTAAGCGTTGATGCAAGTGGTCTTAGCGATGAAGCTAAGATGAAAGAATTTATGACAGCACAAAGCTCATTTGGCTTGGCGCTTGGCAGGCTTATGGCAGTTAGTGAGAACTATCCAGAGCTAAAAGCAAATCAAAATTTCTTATCTCTTCAGAGTCAGCTTGAAGGTACGCAAAACCGCATAAGTGTAGCAATGCATGATTATATCGAAGCTGTAAAAGAATATAACGTAGCCCTTAGAAGCTTTCCAAATAAATTTATAGCAAGTGCTTTTTATCCTGAGCTAAAGCCAAAACAAAATCTTGAAATAAGCAACGAAGAGAAGATAAATCCAAAAGTTTCATTTGAGAAATGA
- a CDS encoding TPM domain-containing protein: MKKIFAFLFFTFCFCFAINFNEQINDEAQIFSKNEKAELLSLVQNYEQNSTTQIAIVTLKSLENKSIEEISLEIARGYKLGQKQSSNGVLLIIAPNERKVRIEVGYGLEGVLTDAISSQIINDVIVPKFKQGDMGGGVIDGIRAIIKVASGEEFESVSDDEEIPFGIVAFFAGMISCFVSGFLGKFFMRIGFSACFAGLTSTVFEQFFGVKNYFIVFAIVFVIFFIILKNAFKKNTQSKNTHSDFRRDRSDSNSSGSGHSSSSRGGSFSGGGGGFGGGGASGSW, translated from the coding sequence ATGAAGAAAATTTTTGCTTTTTTATTTTTTACATTTTGCTTTTGTTTTGCCATAAATTTTAACGAGCAGATAAATGACGAGGCTCAAATTTTCTCTAAAAATGAGAAAGCTGAGCTTTTAAGCTTAGTGCAAAATTACGAGCAAAATAGCACGACGCAAATTGCTATCGTGACGCTTAAATCACTAGAAAATAAAAGCATAGAAGAGATCTCTCTTGAGATAGCTAGAGGCTACAAGCTGGGACAAAAACAAAGCAGTAATGGAGTGCTTTTAATAATCGCTCCAAACGAGAGAAAAGTACGTATAGAAGTTGGTTATGGGCTTGAAGGCGTACTAACCGACGCTATATCAAGCCAGATCATAAATGATGTGATAGTGCCTAAATTTAAGCAAGGAGATATGGGCGGTGGCGTGATAGATGGCATAAGAGCCATCATAAAAGTGGCTAGTGGCGAAGAATTTGAAAGTGTGAGTGATGATGAAGAGATACCATTTGGAATAGTTGCCTTTTTTGCTGGCATGATCTCGTGTTTTGTCTCTGGCTTTTTAGGTAAATTTTTTATGCGAATTGGCTTTAGTGCGTGTTTTGCAGGGCTTACATCTACGGTATTTGAGCAATTTTTTGGCGTAAAAAATTACTTCATTGTCTTTGCCATTGTATTTGTAATATTTTTTATTATTTTAAAAAATGCCTTTAAAAAAAATACTCAAAGCAAAAATACACACAGTGACTTTAGGCGCGATAGATCAGACTCAAATAGTAGTGGCAGCGGCCATTCAAGCAGTTCAAGAGGTGGTAGCTTTAGTGGCGGCGGAGGCGGTTTTGGCGGAGGTGGAGCAAGTGGCAGTTGGTAA
- a CDS encoding ABC transporter substrate-binding protein: MLAGELLKSHFAKFDLVTVLSKFLEQSHFDKEKFDLLKQNNFKILDKNIKQEIVGTAGFKEFFDKKFQSFLCELMQSKVLIVSGKEYKFSEIEIYTCFDANTYKRQCEAGEIYFHNFGFDISFKSEPSLYGGVLVRSLKPSNGQNFIFGPRKCALHILNSKMSNLNFDLEEANFRKDEITFTSRIRSFGDENQQKNDRLRAFTAEFEKALECDENYKKRLNVYKKG, translated from the coding sequence ATGCTAGCTGGCGAGCTACTTAAAAGCCATTTTGCTAAATTTGATCTAGTGACGGTGCTTAGTAAATTTTTAGAGCAAAGTCATTTTGATAAAGAAAAATTTGATCTGCTTAAACAAAATAACTTTAAAATTTTAGATAAAAATATAAAACAAGAGATAGTTGGGACTGCTGGCTTTAAAGAGTTTTTTGATAAGAAATTTCAGAGCTTTTTATGTGAGCTTATGCAAAGTAAAGTTTTAATTGTTTCTGGCAAAGAGTATAAATTTAGCGAGATTGAAATTTATACTTGTTTTGACGCAAATACCTACAAAAGGCAGTGTGAAGCTGGAGAGATTTACTTTCATAACTTTGGCTTTGACATATCTTTTAAAAGCGAGCCATCGCTTTATGGTGGCGTTTTAGTAAGAAGCCTAAAGCCTTCAAATGGGCAAAATTTTATCTTTGGGCCAAGAAAATGTGCCTTGCATATCTTAAATAGCAAAATGAGCAATTTAAACTTTGATCTAGAAGAGGCTAATTTTAGAAAAGATGAGATTACTTTTACGTCACGTATTAGATCATTTGGCGATGAAAATCAGCAAAAAAATGATCGTCTTAGAGCATTTACTGCTGAGTTTGAAAAAGCCTTAGAGTGCGATGAAAATTATAAAAAGAGATTAAATGTCTATAAAAAGGGGTGA